A genomic window from Streptococcus sanguinis includes:
- a CDS encoding IS30 family transposase produces MTYTHLTTNELVMIEAYYKEGIKVTDILKALGRSKQTIYNVINYLKEGHSAYDYYNRYKINKKRCGRNKTRLTQAEKDFIQTHLNLSWSLDVIKGAYPDRISCSMRTLYRLADRGILKKEDLPWKGKRKPNGHSEKRGKQAFRRDLRERAAIYPNFKTEFGHLEGDTIVGEKHKSAVITLVERLSKAIITLKTNGRKASDIEVSINQWLSQVPSHLFKSITFDCGKEFSNWKSISNAHDIDIFFADPGCPGQRGLNEHSNGLLRRNGLPKQMDFTAISQNYLSAIADKRNRIPRKSLNYQTPYQVFLSYLKSLT; encoded by the coding sequence GGCTTACTACAAAGAAGGTATAAAAGTTACAGATATTCTAAAAGCTCTTGGAAGATCAAAACAGACCATCTACAATGTCATCAACTATCTGAAAGAGGGGCACTCTGCTTATGATTACTATAACCGATATAAAATCAATAAGAAACGCTGTGGCAGGAATAAAACAAGGCTTACACAAGCAGAAAAAGATTTTATCCAAACTCATTTAAATCTAAGCTGGAGCCTTGATGTCATTAAGGGAGCTTATCCAGATAGGATTTCTTGTTCTATGAGAACTCTCTATCGACTAGCAGACCGTGGTATTCTAAAGAAAGAGGATCTCCCTTGGAAAGGCAAAAGAAAACCAAATGGTCATAGCGAAAAACGAGGAAAACAAGCGTTTCGCAGAGATTTACGTGAGAGAGCAGCCATTTATCCTAATTTTAAGACAGAATTTGGTCATCTAGAAGGGGATACCATTGTTGGCGAGAAACACAAAAGTGCGGTTATTACTTTGGTAGAACGCCTCTCAAAAGCCATCATCACACTGAAAACTAATGGACGGAAAGCAAGTGATATTGAGGTTTCCATCAATCAATGGTTGTCTCAAGTCCCCAGCCATCTCTTTAAGTCGATAACTTTTGATTGTGGGAAAGAATTTTCTAATTGGAAGTCTATTTCGAATGCGCATGACATTGATATTTTCTTTGCGGATCCAGGCTGTCCTGGTCAAAGAGGCCTCAATGAACATTCTAATGGCTTATTAAGACGAAATGGATTACCGAAACAAATGGATTTTACTGCTATTTCTCAAAATTATTTATCAGCTATCGCTGATAAAAGAAATAGAATTCCTAGGAAATCTTTAAATTATCAAACACCATACCAAGTTTTTCTGAGTTACTTGAAAAGTCTAACTTAA